From one Bacteroidetes Order II. bacterium genomic stretch:
- a CDS encoding glycosyltransferase family 2 protein yields the protein MAAKVRPQISVVSPVYNAERIVAKLIKELEGVLQEMAISYEIVLVDDRSLDEGWQEMKRLAGACNYLRCIRLSRNFGQHPAIMAGLRAAKGEWVVVMDCDLQDRPVEIPRLYQKANEGFQVVQAKRQNRSDSWLKKASSYLFSKVYGFFTDTRYDHEIANFGIYHHKVIDSVLMIGDSIKFFPLFVNWAGYEKTTIAVEHGGRAEGKSAYSFGKLVELAFNTIVSFSNKPLKLMVKFGLSISLFAFFIGLYYIFQKITGGIVVIGYASMMVSIWFFSGIIITTIGVVGIYLGKIFDQTKSRPIYIIDEEL from the coding sequence ATGGCTGCAAAAGTACGCCCACAAATATCGGTGGTTAGTCCGGTATATAATGCCGAAAGAATCGTAGCAAAATTGATTAAAGAATTAGAAGGTGTTTTACAGGAAATGGCAATTTCGTATGAAATCGTGTTGGTGGACGACCGAAGCCTCGATGAGGGATGGCAAGAAATGAAGCGGTTGGCGGGTGCGTGCAACTATTTGCGTTGCATCCGCCTAAGCCGCAATTTTGGTCAACACCCGGCAATCATGGCGGGTCTGAGGGCTGCCAAAGGGGAATGGGTTGTGGTGATGGATTGTGACCTACAAGATCGTCCAGTAGAAATCCCTCGGTTATACCAAAAAGCAAACGAGGGGTTTCAGGTGGTCCAAGCAAAGCGCCAAAACCGCTCAGACTCTTGGCTAAAGAAAGCCTCTTCCTACTTGTTTTCTAAAGTATATGGTTTCTTTACAGATACCCGATACGATCACGAAATCGCCAATTTTGGCATCTATCACCATAAAGTTATTGACTCCGTTTTAATGATTGGGGATTCGATTAAATTTTTCCCACTTTTTGTGAATTGGGCTGGATACGAAAAAACCACCATTGCGGTAGAACATGGAGGGAGGGCTGAAGGAAAGTCTGCGTATTCTTTTGGAAAATTGGTCGAATTGGCATTTAATACAATCGTATCTTTTTCCAATAAACCATTAAAACTAATGGTTAAATTTGGATTGTCTATATCATTGTTTGCATTTTTTATTGGACTCTATTATATTTTCCAAAAAATAACGGGTGGGATTGTGGTTATTGGATATGCTTCTATGATGGTTTCTATTTGGTTCTTTTCGGGAATTATCATTACCACCATTGGAGTTGTTGGTATATATCTTGGAAAGATATTTGACCAAACCAAGTCTCGGCCTATTTATATTATAGATGAGGAATTGTGA